The proteins below are encoded in one region of Parvicella tangerina:
- a CDS encoding Ig-like domain-containing protein: MLKKLSALFLIGALTISSSYATHLVGGSIGYEYIGKFGANYRFKITLITYTDCGPTSQIPDPEDPIQPVGIYEHELQNDPTGGGNKDFLTDLQLNLVSTETIEPDQPSNCSIGASTCINKGVYEGTVDLPLNFTGYHVVYERCCRNGSIVNLIADESMAFYCYIAPPLLGNSSPVFTDDPVPFLCVGDTTTILNSAYDPDGDLLTFSFVTPYDGEATNVNPAPAPQAPSLVWPIQDVTYAPGYSLPQPFGAGGYTNISASTGLTTYYPPAVGDYVVAIEIKEFRNGNLIGITRRDLQLLVLNCPNNPAPVLDANLGTTNTVFNVEAGETICFDYGYNDPNGDSVTITSSGAIFDPLLTNPAATINSPVSDLDTVSTEFCWTTDCNQARTAPYQFQISARDNGCPPNAANNVYEIYVDPVPPPTSITGADVVCQFGTETYTTQAIPATSYNWSVTGGNIVADNGSSIDVEWTAVGAASISLTAENQYGCLSEPIDYDVTVTPAPTVEAGNDTTICYGDTIDLAGTTTATPGFTSSWSPSATVDTPTSLSTEAYPTDSTLFYLTIDIGGGCFGIDSIMVNVNLPTVDAGVDTVLCSGDSVQLQGTADPGTFGWTPIADLSDPAILDPFASPNSTTDYVLELTDGIGCTNSDTVKVTVSTAFTLTVSNDTTICDGDCANLQASGAVDYVWNTQVTLSDSLIANPVACPTTTETYEVIGYDGVCSDTAQVTVTVGVSPPVDAGLDVAICEGDTIQLSASGAVNYAWTPSTGLSDPAIADPDANPSVTTEYFVTGSDALGCSAIDSVTITVNPNPIADAGEDKGICISVTNGTTAPTEVLDGSGSGGTGTLSPSWTPTGNLSDPSIFTPIFNPPADTEYVLTVTDINGCTATDTVQVTVFGSVPTDAGSDTTICPGDTVTLGGNPSADGVNTTYLWSPAGLLDDPTLANPQAFPTTTTMFYLSTNNDTCNGLDSVLITVRTPPAVFAGNDEDICINDTVQLSASGALSYVWNEQTTLSDSLIADPLAFPTITTNYVVEGVDADGCTNTDTVAVNVNPLPVVNAGLNDTICFGDTTQLNAVGAVNYVWTPTDSISDPNINNPLAWPSATTEYIVEGTDANSCVNTDTVEITVNSLPLVDAGANDTICIGDTYQLQASGANNYVWTPSADLDDPTIDNPVSSATITTMFYVEGTDINMCVNTDSVEIFVNALPVVDAGADPTICFNDSTQLTATGANTYNWTPTSGLADPTSGTTMASPSDTTMYYVTGTDLNGCQNLDSVRVNVNPLPVMDAGVNDTICFGDTTQLNAVGAVNYVWTPTDSLSDPTISNPLAWPAISTTYIVEGTDVNTCVNTDTVEIVVNSLPLVDAGPNDTICIGDTYQLQASGASTYIWTPSVDLDDPSISDPISSATITTTFHVEGTDLNMCVNNDSVEIFVNTLPAVDAGVDIPICIGDTAQLQATGATDYTWTPATNLSSTSIADPMAFPNDTTMYYVTGVDGNSCSNIDSMTVIVNPLPVIDAGPDQDICIGGSANLLATGANTYTWSPSSSLDDPNIDNPTASPDTTQSYVVIGTDINSCISNDTVTVNVFRIATDPDTSICIGDSVQLNVYGSVGNTYSWTPTAGLSDPSIANPFAAPTTSTTYYVSVSNVAGCTDQDSVNITIFNAPTASFDMNVEPGCEGSYVDFTNTSTDGIDFFWNFNDGETSEEENPTHIFDYGSSITVDLSVTNSNGCVSTATNSEVILSFDDYYSITLPNVFTPNGDGDNDTFKVTVPGRIYECVDLTIYNRWGQVMFKSSGNNIQWDGHTSVGGACPEGTYMYTLDVNGMQYSGTLMLFK, encoded by the coding sequence ATGCTAAAAAAGCTTTCAGCACTCTTCTTAATTGGTGCTCTTACCATATCATCTTCTTATGCAACACACCTTGTAGGTGGTAGTATAGGCTACGAATACATTGGGAAATTTGGAGCAAATTATAGATTTAAGATCACCTTGATCACCTATACAGATTGTGGTCCTACTTCGCAGATTCCTGACCCGGAAGACCCAATTCAACCTGTTGGCATATACGAACATGAATTACAAAATGATCCAACAGGAGGAGGAAACAAGGACTTTCTTACGGATCTTCAATTGAACCTGGTCAGCACAGAAACCATTGAACCTGATCAGCCCAGCAACTGTAGTATTGGAGCTAGCACTTGTATCAACAAAGGAGTTTATGAAGGAACGGTAGATCTTCCATTGAACTTCACAGGTTATCATGTAGTTTATGAAAGGTGTTGTAGAAATGGGTCTATTGTCAATTTAATAGCGGATGAATCCATGGCGTTTTACTGCTATATCGCTCCGCCTCTACTAGGTAATAGCAGCCCAGTATTTACGGATGATCCAGTACCTTTTTTATGTGTTGGTGACACCACAACTATTCTTAACTCTGCCTATGATCCAGATGGTGACTTGTTAACTTTTAGCTTCGTCACACCTTACGATGGCGAAGCAACAAATGTAAACCCAGCGCCAGCGCCACAAGCACCTTCTTTAGTTTGGCCAATTCAAGACGTAACTTACGCTCCTGGATATTCCTTGCCTCAACCATTCGGTGCAGGCGGATACACCAACATAAGTGCCTCCACAGGGCTTACTACCTACTACCCTCCCGCAGTTGGAGATTATGTCGTTGCGATCGAAATAAAAGAATTTAGAAACGGTAATCTAATCGGAATCACCAGAAGGGATTTACAGTTATTAGTACTGAACTGTCCGAATAACCCTGCTCCAGTCCTTGATGCGAACTTAGGAACTACCAATACGGTTTTTAACGTAGAAGCAGGTGAAACGATTTGTTTTGATTACGGATATAATGACCCTAATGGAGACAGTGTGACGATCACCTCTTCAGGGGCGATATTTGACCCGCTACTAACGAACCCTGCTGCAACAATTAATTCACCAGTTTCTGACCTCGATACGGTAAGTACGGAATTCTGTTGGACCACGGACTGTAACCAAGCAAGAACTGCTCCCTATCAATTCCAGATCTCTGCCAGAGATAATGGCTGTCCGCCAAATGCAGCAAATAATGTTTATGAAATTTATGTTGACCCTGTCCCTCCACCCACCTCAATAACAGGTGCCGATGTGGTATGTCAATTTGGTACGGAAACCTATACGACTCAGGCTATTCCGGCAACGAGTTATAACTGGTCTGTGACTGGCGGTAATATCGTTGCCGATAATGGAAGTTCCATTGATGTTGAATGGACGGCAGTAGGTGCTGCTAGTATTTCTTTAACTGCTGAGAATCAGTATGGTTGTCTATCAGAACCCATAGATTACGATGTTACGGTGACTCCAGCACCTACAGTAGAGGCTGGTAATGACACCACAATCTGTTATGGTGATACAATTGACCTTGCAGGAACAACTACGGCAACACCTGGGTTTACTTCGTCCTGGTCCCCCAGCGCAACTGTTGATACCCCGACAAGCTTGTCCACGGAAGCCTACCCAACAGACTCTACTTTATTTTACCTGACCATAGATATTGGTGGCGGTTGTTTTGGTATTGATTCTATTATGGTCAATGTTAACCTCCCAACCGTAGACGCTGGTGTAGATACTGTTCTTTGCTCAGGAGACTCCGTACAACTTCAGGGAACAGCTGACCCTGGCACTTTTGGTTGGACTCCTATTGCTGACCTATCTGACCCCGCAATCCTCGATCCATTTGCATCACCCAATAGTACCACAGATTATGTACTGGAACTGACTGACGGAATTGGATGTACTAACTCCGACACCGTTAAAGTAACTGTCTCTACTGCTTTTACGCTAACGGTTAGTAATGACACTACAATATGCGATGGAGACTGTGCAAACTTGCAGGCTTCTGGGGCAGTAGATTACGTTTGGAACACTCAAGTTACCTTGTCAGATTCGTTGATCGCAAACCCAGTGGCATGTCCAACCACAACTGAAACCTATGAGGTTATTGGTTATGATGGCGTTTGTTCTGATACCGCTCAAGTAACTGTTACCGTTGGGGTGTCACCTCCAGTTGATGCTGGTTTAGATGTCGCTATTTGTGAAGGCGACACTATTCAACTATCTGCTTCTGGTGCGGTGAATTATGCATGGACCCCTTCAACAGGCCTTAGTGATCCCGCAATCGCGGATCCCGATGCAAATCCTTCGGTTACTACTGAGTACTTTGTTACTGGTTCAGATGCTCTAGGGTGTTCGGCAATTGACTCTGTAACTATTACCGTAAATCCAAATCCTATTGCAGATGCTGGAGAAGATAAAGGGATCTGCATAAGTGTTACGAATGGCACAACCGCTCCAACTGAAGTTCTGGACGGGAGTGGTTCTGGTGGAACAGGAACATTATCGCCCTCGTGGACTCCAACGGGCAACTTAAGTGACCCGAGTATTTTCACCCCGATCTTTAACCCTCCTGCAGATACAGAATATGTATTGACAGTAACGGATATAAATGGATGTACAGCAACAGACACCGTTCAAGTCACTGTTTTCGGTTCTGTTCCAACGGATGCGGGATCAGACACTACTATTTGTCCTGGAGACACGGTCACTTTAGGTGGAAATCCTTCTGCAGATGGAGTGAACACAACCTATCTATGGTCTCCTGCCGGTTTGTTAGATGATCCTACCCTAGCAAATCCACAAGCCTTCCCTACCACCACTACAATGTTCTACTTGAGCACAAATAATGATACGTGTAATGGACTTGACTCTGTGTTAATTACCGTAAGAACACCTCCTGCTGTATTTGCGGGAAATGATGAAGACATTTGTATTAATGACACTGTTCAATTGAGTGCATCAGGCGCGTTAAGTTACGTTTGGAATGAGCAGACCACACTATCAGACTCATTAATCGCTGACCCATTGGCATTCCCAACAATAACTACTAACTACGTTGTAGAAGGCGTGGATGCAGACGGTTGTACAAACACCGATACTGTAGCCGTTAATGTAAACCCACTACCTGTTGTTAATGCAGGTTTGAACGATACGATTTGTTTTGGGGATACTACCCAACTAAACGCTGTAGGTGCCGTAAATTATGTATGGACACCCACGGATAGTATTTCTGATCCAAACATCAACAATCCTCTGGCATGGCCTTCAGCAACAACTGAGTACATCGTAGAAGGAACGGATGCAAATTCCTGCGTCAACACAGACACGGTGGAGATAACCGTAAATAGTCTACCTCTAGTGGATGCTGGTGCAAATGATACTATTTGTATTGGAGACACGTATCAACTTCAGGCATCTGGTGCAAATAACTACGTTTGGACACCATCTGCTGATCTTGACGATCCAACTATTGACAACCCTGTATCTAGTGCTACAATCACCACAATGTTTTATGTTGAAGGTACTGATATCAATATGTGTGTCAATACGGATTCTGTAGAGATCTTCGTGAATGCGTTACCAGTTGTAGACGCAGGTGCTGATCCTACAATTTGCTTTAACGATAGCACTCAACTTACTGCAACAGGAGCAAACACGTATAACTGGACACCGACCTCTGGACTTGCGGACCCAACTTCTGGAACAACAATGGCATCCCCTTCAGACACAACCATGTACTATGTAACTGGTACTGATCTAAATGGCTGTCAAAACTTAGATTCTGTGCGGGTTAATGTCAACCCATTACCCGTTATGGATGCAGGGGTGAATGATACGATTTGCTTTGGAGATACGACCCAACTAAACGCTGTAGGTGCCGTTAATTATGTTTGGACACCCACGGACAGTCTTTCTGATCCAACCATTAGTAATCCTTTGGCATGGCCTGCTATTAGCACAACCTATATTGTGGAGGGAACAGATGTAAACACCTGTGTAAATACAGATACTGTTGAAATAGTAGTAAACTCATTACCACTTGTTGATGCCGGACCAAATGACACCATTTGTATTGGCGACACCTATCAACTTCAAGCATCAGGAGCCAGCACATATATTTGGACGCCATCAGTTGATCTGGATGATCCCAGCATTAGCGACCCTATTTCAAGTGCAACCATTACAACCACCTTCCATGTTGAAGGAACGGATTTAAACATGTGTGTGAATAATGATTCTGTGGAGATCTTTGTCAACACATTACCTGCCGTAGATGCTGGTGTGGATATTCCAATTTGTATTGGAGATACTGCTCAGTTACAAGCAACAGGAGCCACAGATTATACCTGGACCCCAGCAACTAACCTTTCTAGCACTTCAATTGCTGACCCTATGGCTTTTCCAAATGATACAACCATGTATTACGTCACTGGCGTTGACGGAAATAGCTGTTCAAATATTGACTCAATGACAGTAATTGTAAATCCACTGCCAGTAATTGATGCTGGTCCGGATCAAGATATTTGTATTGGAGGAAGTGCCAACTTATTAGCCACAGGCGCCAATACATATACATGGTCACCGTCTAGTAGTTTAGACGACCCCAATATTGATAACCCTACTGCTAGTCCTGATACAACACAATCTTACGTGGTTATCGGTACGGATATTAACTCCTGTATAAGCAACGATACGGTAACAGTAAATGTTTTCAGAATAGCAACAGACCCAGACACCTCAATATGTATTGGTGATAGTGTTCAGCTAAACGTATATGGTTCGGTAGGAAACACTTACTCATGGACACCAACTGCCGGCTTGAGTGATCCTTCAATTGCCAATCCCTTTGCTGCTCCAACCACCTCTACTACCTACTATGTTTCAGTAAGCAACGTTGCAGGTTGTACAGACCAGGATAGTGTGAACATAACTATCTTTAACGCACCCACCGCCTCATTCGACATGAATGTCGAACCAGGCTGTGAAGGCTCCTATGTTGACTTCACGAATACAAGTACAGATGGCATTGATTTCTTTTGGAACTTCAATGATGGGGAGACTTCTGAAGAAGAAAATCCAACCCACATCTTTGATTACGGAAGTTCGATAACGGTTGACTTATCGGTAACAAATTCTAACGGTTGTGTGAGTACCGCAACGAATTCAGAGGTGATTCTATCCTTTGACGATTACTACAGTATTACATTGCCCAACGTATTCACTCCAAATGGTGATGGAGATAACGACACTTTCAAAGTAACCGTTCCTGGAAGAATTTATGAATGTGTTGATCTCACCATATACAATAGATGGGGACAAGTAATGTTTAAGAGTAGCGGAAACAATATCCAATGGGATGGTCACACCTCCGTTGGTGGAGCATGTCCAGAAGGAACCTACATGTACACATTAGATGTGAATGGTATGCAATACTCTGGAACACTCATGTTATTTAAATAG